In one Pseudomonas sp. SG20056 genomic region, the following are encoded:
- the ilvC gene encoding ketol-acid reductoisomerase translates to MKVYYDKDCDLSIIQGKKVAIIGYGSQGHAQACNLKDSGVDVTVGLRKGSATVAKAEAHGLKVTDVASAVAAADLVMILTPDEFQSSLYKNEIEPNIKKGATLAFSHGFAIHYNQVVPRADLDVIMIAPKAPGHTVRSEFVKGGGIPDLIAIYQDASGNAKNVALSYAAGVGGGRTGIIETTFKDETETDLFGEQAVLCGGTVELVKAGFETLVEAGYAPEMAYFECLHELKLIVDLMYEGGIANMNYSISNNAEYGEYVTGPEVINAESRQAMRNALKRIQDGEYAKMFISEGATGYPSMTAKRRNNAAHGIEIIGEQLRSMMPWIGANKIVDKAKN, encoded by the coding sequence ATGAAAGTTTATTACGACAAAGATTGTGACCTCTCGATCATCCAGGGTAAGAAAGTTGCCATCATTGGTTACGGTTCCCAGGGCCACGCTCAAGCATGCAACCTGAAAGATTCCGGCGTTGATGTAACTGTTGGCCTGCGCAAAGGCTCCGCCACTGTTGCCAAGGCTGAAGCCCACGGCCTGAAAGTGACTGACGTTGCTTCCGCCGTTGCTGCTGCCGACCTGGTCATGATCCTGACCCCGGACGAGTTCCAGTCTTCCCTGTACAAAAACGAAATCGAGCCGAACATCAAGAAGGGCGCTACCTTGGCCTTCTCCCACGGTTTCGCGATTCACTACAACCAGGTTGTGCCGCGTGCTGACCTCGACGTGATCATGATCGCGCCGAAGGCTCCGGGCCACACCGTACGTTCCGAGTTCGTCAAGGGCGGCGGTATCCCTGACCTGATCGCTATCTATCAGGACGCTTCCGGCAACGCCAAGAACGTTGCTCTGTCCTACGCCGCTGGCGTGGGTGGCGGTCGCACCGGCATCATCGAAACCACTTTCAAAGACGAAACCGAAACCGACCTGTTCGGCGAGCAGGCCGTTCTGTGTGGCGGTACCGTTGAGCTGGTTAAAGCCGGATTTGAAACTCTGGTTGAAGCGGGCTACGCGCCAGAAATGGCTTACTTCGAGTGCCTGCACGAACTGAAGCTGATCGTTGACCTCATGTACGAAGGCGGTATCGCCAACATGAACTACTCGATCTCCAACAACGCCGAGTACGGCGAGTACGTGACCGGTCCGGAAGTGATCAACGCCGAGTCCCGTCAGGCCATGCGCAATGCTCTGAAGCGCATCCAGGACGGCGAATACGCCAAGATGTTCATCAGTGAGGGCGCAACCGGCTACCCTTCGATGACTGCCAAGCGTCGTAACAACGCTGCTCACGGTATCGAAATCATCGGTGAGCAACTGCGCTCCATGATGCCGTGGATCGGTGCCAACAAGATCGTCGACAAAGCCAAGAACTAA
- a CDS encoding acetolactate synthase 3 large subunit — MELLSGAEMVVRFLRDEGVKNIYGYPGGALLHIYDALFKEPEVQHILVRHEQAATHMADGYARATGKAGVVLVTSGPGATNAITGIATAYMDSIPMVVLSGQVPSTMVGTDAFQETDMIGISRPIVKHSFMIKHASEIPEVLKKAFYLAQSGRPGPVVVDIPKDMTNPAEKFEYVYPKKVKLRSYSPALRGHSGQIRKAAELLLTAKRPVIYSGGGVIMGGAAAPLTELAQMLNLPVTNTLMGLGGYPGTDRQFLGMLGMHGSYTANLAMHHADVILAVGARFDDRVINGASKFCPNAKIIHVDIDPASISKTIKADIPIVGPVDSVMTEMVAILKEIGEQLNKDALASWWKQIEEWRGGRIMFPYDKGDGSIIKPQTVIETLSEVTGGDAFVTSDVGQHQMFAAQYYRFNKPNRWINSGGLGTMGFGFPAAMGVKLSFPDDEVACVTGEGSIQMNIQELSTCLQYGLPVKIVNLNNGALGMVRQWQDMNYGSRHSHSYMESLPDFVKLAEAYGHVGMRITDLKDLKPMMEEAFAMKDRLVFLDIQVDTSEHVYPMQIKDGAMRDMWLSKTERT, encoded by the coding sequence GTGGAGCTTTTATCCGGCGCTGAAATGGTCGTCCGCTTTTTGCGTGACGAAGGTGTTAAGAACATCTATGGGTACCCAGGCGGTGCTCTTCTACACATCTACGATGCCCTGTTCAAAGAGCCGGAAGTGCAGCACATCCTGGTTCGTCACGAGCAAGCGGCAACCCATATGGCTGACGGCTATGCCCGCGCCACCGGTAAAGCCGGTGTGGTGCTGGTAACCTCGGGTCCTGGCGCAACCAATGCCATTACCGGTATTGCCACTGCCTATATGGACTCCATTCCGATGGTGGTGTTGTCCGGTCAGGTGCCAAGCACCATGGTCGGTACTGATGCTTTCCAGGAAACCGACATGATCGGTATCTCCCGGCCGATCGTGAAGCACAGCTTTATGATCAAGCATGCTTCGGAGATCCCAGAAGTCTTGAAGAAAGCCTTCTATCTGGCGCAATCCGGTCGTCCAGGTCCGGTGGTCGTGGATATCCCGAAGGATATGACCAACCCGGCTGAGAAGTTCGAGTATGTCTATCCGAAGAAGGTCAAGCTGCGTTCCTATAGCCCGGCCCTGCGCGGGCATTCCGGACAGATCCGCAAGGCGGCTGAATTGCTGCTGACGGCCAAGCGTCCAGTCATCTACTCAGGTGGTGGCGTGATCATGGGTGGTGCTGCAGCGCCGCTGACTGAGCTGGCGCAGATGCTCAACCTGCCGGTCACCAATACCCTGATGGGCTTGGGCGGCTATCCAGGAACAGATCGCCAGTTCCTCGGCATGCTCGGCATGCACGGCAGCTACACCGCTAACCTGGCAATGCACCACGCCGATGTGATCCTTGCTGTTGGTGCACGCTTCGATGACCGCGTGATCAACGGCGCGAGCAAGTTCTGCCCGAATGCCAAGATCATCCACGTTGATATCGATCCGGCCTCCATCTCCAAGACCATCAAGGCCGATATCCCAATTGTCGGTCCGGTTGATAGCGTGATGACCGAGATGGTCGCGATCCTTAAAGAGATCGGCGAGCAACTAAACAAGGATGCGCTGGCAAGCTGGTGGAAGCAGATCGAGGAGTGGCGCGGCGGTCGCATCATGTTCCCTTACGACAAGGGCGACGGCAGCATCATCAAACCGCAGACCGTGATCGAGACTCTGTCCGAAGTCACCGGTGGCGACGCGTTTGTGACCTCCGACGTTGGCCAGCACCAGATGTTTGCTGCCCAGTACTACCGCTTCAACAAGCCGAACCGTTGGATCAACTCCGGCGGCCTGGGCACCATGGGCTTTGGTTTCCCTGCGGCCATGGGCGTCAAGTTGAGCTTCCCGGATGACGAAGTCGCCTGCGTAACCGGTGAAGGCAGCATCCAGATGAACATTCAGGAGCTGTCGACCTGCCTGCAGTACGGTTTGCCGGTGAAGATCGTCAACCTGAACAACGGTGCGCTGGGTATGGTGCGCCAGTGGCAGGACATGAACTACGGTAGCCGTCATTCGCATTCCTACATGGAATCGTTGCCGGACTTCGTCAAGCTGGCCGAGGCCTATGGCCATGTCGGCATGCGCATCACTGATCTCAAGGATCTAAAACCGATGATGGAGGAGGCTTTTGCGATGAAAGATCGCCTGGTGTTCCTCGATATTCAGGTTGATACCAGTGAGCACGTCTATCCGATGCAGATCAAAGACGGTGCAATGCGCGATATGTGGCTGAGTAAGACGGAGCGTACCTAA
- the pssA gene encoding CDP-diacylglycerol--serine O-phosphatidyltransferase, with translation MNERPDEPQSPVDAESLLPIDEHIEEGHDAEGRKVRHRGIYLLPNLFTTANLFAGFYAIINAMNGNFYVAAAAVFVAMVLDGLDGRVARLTNTQSAFGAEYDSLSDMVAFGVAPALLAFEWALGSMGKVGWMVAFIYVAGAALRLARFNTQIGSVDKRYFIGLASPAAAGVVAGTVWAFSDFGIKGSNMAFVVAILVAAAGMLMVSNIKYNSFKDLDLKGRVPFVAILAVVLVFAVVFSDPPRILLIIFLAYAASGPIQYLLRLRRGNSA, from the coding sequence ATGAATGAACGTCCAGATGAGCCGCAGTCTCCCGTCGACGCCGAAAGTTTGCTGCCAATCGATGAGCATATAGAGGAGGGGCATGACGCCGAAGGGCGCAAGGTCCGTCATCGCGGTATTTATCTGCTGCCCAACCTGTTTACCACGGCCAACCTGTTTGCCGGGTTCTACGCCATCATCAATGCCATGAACGGCAACTTTTATGTGGCTGCGGCTGCGGTGTTTGTTGCCATGGTGCTGGATGGTCTGGATGGTCGTGTCGCACGATTGACCAATACCCAGAGTGCTTTCGGCGCCGAGTATGACTCGCTGTCCGATATGGTCGCCTTTGGTGTGGCGCCTGCCTTGCTCGCGTTTGAGTGGGCGCTCGGCAGCATGGGTAAGGTCGGCTGGATGGTTGCCTTCATCTATGTAGCTGGGGCGGCGCTGCGTTTGGCGCGCTTCAATACGCAGATCGGTAGCGTCGACAAGCGCTACTTTATCGGTCTGGCCAGCCCGGCTGCTGCGGGTGTGGTGGCGGGCACGGTATGGGCCTTCAGTGATTTCGGTATCAAGGGCTCGAATATGGCCTTTGTGGTTGCAATCCTAGTGGCTGCTGCCGGCATGCTGATGGTCAGCAATATCAAGTACAACAGCTTCAAGGATCTCGACCTGAAAGGGCGTGTGCCTTTTGTGGCAATCCTGGCGGTGGTGTTGGTGTTTGCTGTGGTGTTCAGTGATCCGCCGCGGATTTTGCTGATCATCTTCCTGGCTTACGCGGCCTCGGGGCCTATTCAGTACTTGCTGCGCCTACGTCGCGGCAATAGCGCGTAG
- a CDS encoding DUF4124 domain-containing protein: MRRMMITSSLLLAMSATAMASQVYKWVDAQGVTHFSAQPPQGQDATSINTATPPPKPVAAEEKKAAPTFESIADPEQAAIDEKVKQEVAAKEIERKKYCEDVRTNLSQLQNNPRLRMEVEGELRRLSEEERQSRISAAQKAIAENCK, from the coding sequence ATGCGCCGCATGATGATCACCAGCAGCTTGCTGCTCGCCATGAGCGCCACCGCCATGGCCAGCCAGGTTTACAAGTGGGTCGACGCTCAAGGCGTAACGCACTTCAGCGCACAACCGCCACAAGGCCAAGACGCCACCAGCATCAATACCGCAACACCGCCGCCAAAACCTGTTGCAGCAGAAGAGAAGAAAGCGGCACCGACCTTCGAAAGCATCGCCGACCCCGAGCAGGCGGCCATTGATGAGAAGGTCAAGCAAGAGGTTGCTGCCAAGGAAATAGAGCGCAAGAAGTATTGCGAAGACGTACGCACCAACCTTTCGCAGCTGCAGAACAACCCCCGCCTACGCATGGAAGTAGAGGGCGAACTGCGCCGTCTAAGCGAAGAAGAGCGCCAAAGTCGTATCAGCGCAGCGCAGAAGGCAATTGCGGAAAACTGCAAGTAA
- the ilvN gene encoding acetolactate synthase small subunit, whose amino-acid sequence MRHIISLLLENEPGALSRVVGLFSQRNYNIESLTVAPTEDPTLSRLTLTTVGHDEVIEQITKNLNKLVEVVKLVDLSESAHVERELMLVKVKATGAQRAEVKRTTDIFRGQIVDVTSSVYTIQLAGTSDKLDSFIQAIGTASILETVRSGVTGIARGDKVLSI is encoded by the coding sequence ATGCGACACATTATTTCCCTGCTGCTGGAAAACGAGCCCGGCGCATTGTCCCGCGTGGTTGGTCTGTTCTCGCAACGCAACTACAACATCGAAAGCCTGACTGTGGCACCGACCGAAGACCCGACCCTGTCGCGTCTGACGTTGACCACTGTGGGTCATGATGAAGTCATCGAGCAGATCACCAAAAACCTCAACAAGCTGGTTGAGGTGGTCAAGCTGGTCGACTTGTCGGAAAGCGCTCACGTTGAGCGCGAGCTGATGTTGGTCAAGGTCAAGGCGACTGGAGCTCAACGTGCTGAAGTCAAGCGTACCACCGACATCTTCCGTGGGCAGATTGTCGATGTGACCAGCAGCGTGTACACCATTCAGCTGGCTGGTACGAGCGACAAGCTGGACAGCTTTATCCAGGCCATCGGCACTGCGTCGATTCTGGAAACCGTGCGCAGTGGCGTTACCGGCATTGCCCGTGGCGACAAGGTGCTGAGCATCTGA
- the ilvY gene encoding HTH-type transcriptional activator IlvY, with protein MDSHALRLFLSLADNLHFGKTSREQHVSPSALSRSIKQLEDELGAPLFLRDNRSVRLTREGQQFREYASEVMNGWQAIRQTFKQDQLILHGELSLYCSVTASYSFLYDILSSFRQDYPRIEMKLHTGDPAKAVERVQEGLEDLAIGARPDSLPAGVAFQSIARSALCFIGPLSPQLLTEEQLKRPGTDTWKDVPMILSEEGLARTRTDRWLKNHNIKPRIYAQVSGNEAIVSMVSLGFGIGVVPQIVLDNSPLTARIRIYDTQPALTAYDIGLFALEKRLKDPLINAFWNRQR; from the coding sequence ATGGATAGTCACGCACTCAGACTCTTTCTCTCCCTGGCCGACAACCTGCACTTCGGCAAAACCAGCCGCGAGCAACACGTCAGCCCTTCCGCACTCAGCCGCAGCATCAAGCAACTCGAGGACGAACTGGGCGCGCCACTGTTTCTGCGAGACAACCGTTCAGTGCGCCTGACCCGCGAGGGACAACAGTTCCGCGAGTATGCGAGCGAGGTTATGAATGGCTGGCAGGCCATCCGTCAGACCTTTAAGCAGGACCAGTTGATCCTGCACGGCGAGCTCTCCCTGTATTGCTCGGTAACCGCTAGCTACAGCTTCCTCTATGACATCTTGAGCAGCTTTCGCCAGGACTACCCACGCATTGAAATGAAGCTGCACACCGGCGACCCGGCCAAAGCCGTAGAGCGCGTGCAAGAAGGACTGGAAGACCTTGCCATCGGCGCCCGTCCTGACAGTTTGCCTGCTGGCGTCGCGTTTCAATCCATTGCTCGCTCCGCACTGTGCTTTATCGGCCCACTGTCACCCCAGCTGTTAACCGAGGAGCAACTGAAGCGCCCCGGCACGGACACCTGGAAAGACGTACCGATGATTCTCTCAGAAGAAGGCCTTGCCAGGACCCGCACCGATCGATGGTTAAAAAACCACAACATCAAACCGCGCATTTACGCCCAGGTGAGCGGCAATGAAGCCATCGTCAGCATGGTCAGCCTGGGCTTTGGCATTGGTGTGGTTCCGCAAATCGTACTCGACAACAGCCCGCTGACCGCACGTATCCGCATCTACGACACTCAGCCAGCGCTAACCGCCTACGATATTGGCCTGTTCGCGTTGGAGAAACGCCTTAAAGATCCGCTGATCAACGCATTCTGGAATCGCCAACGCTAA